One part of the Engraulis encrasicolus isolate BLACKSEA-1 chromosome 17, IST_EnEncr_1.0, whole genome shotgun sequence genome encodes these proteins:
- the LOC134466956 gene encoding sterile alpha motif domain-containing protein 14-like gives MSTPQLEDPENVFDLNEAIPETELLDNSIQKGRAQLSVKTRRHRPSRSHFRDSISSTDGEDTPDRKSLDSPLYPARSPLHSALRGPSPSPDSLLASSPVHRDSLLASPVFRDSLLASPVLRSPAFSFDSTSLVRRSAEDAGGGGSSSPGQHSAPRGSRYRTLTNTTSQEALLLPCSSAPNPICHSTDSSPIYLRRTRRPESEVLVSDDSRDLSPTEPGSPTAVILDKKTRRRFLDLGVTLRRSYVRVRKDKSNRLSMGGRDPSESPSRSSASFVPSFTSWFSDGHRGSSSSSSNTTNHASSSASPRLSSHIHSPRKSNSQESALSDEFCPGSPDASNDTAAETRTHSHSHSNKQSSQPYQTLSQSSDEACDERVCVVSSWSPAQVCEWLKGLNMEQYTQQFTARHIDGQQLLQMDSSKLKGLGVVNSSDRSALKRRIKDIHAAAEKERKALGKLERQRERQRKREQEQRKS, from the exons ACCTGAACGAGGCCATCCCGGAGACGGAGCTGCTGGACAACAGCATACAGAAGGGGCGGGCCCAGCTGTCCGTCAAAACCAGGCGGCACCGCCCCTCGCGATCACACTTCCGCGACAGCATCAGCTCTACTGATGGGGAGGACACTCCGGATAGGAAG tctcTAGACAGCCCCCTGTACCCGGCCCGTTCTCCACTACACTCGGCCCTGCGtggcccctccccttctcctgatTCGCTACTGGCCTCCTCACCCGTGCACCGTGATTCGCTACTGGCCTCGCCCGTGTTCCGTGATTCGCTACTGGCTTCACCGGTGCTAAGAAGCCCCGCCTTCTCCTTCGACTCCACCTCTCTGGTGCGGCGCTCGGCCGAGGATGCTGGGGGAGGCGGGTCATCGTCGCCAGGGCAACATTCGGCCCCCAGGGGCTCCCGCTACAGGACCTTGACCAACACCACATCCCAG GAGGCTTTGCTGCtgccctgtagctccgcccccaACCCCATCT GCCACAGCACAGACAGCTCGCCCATCTACTTACGGAGGACCCGCAGGCCTGAGAGTGaag tgctaGTGTCGGATGACAGCAGAGACCTGAGTCCCACGGAGCCTGGCAGCCCAACGGCCGTCATATTGGACAAGAAAACCAGGAGGAGGTTCCTCGATCTCGG GGTGACGCTAAGGCGTTCCTATGTTCGTGTGAGGAAGGACAAGTCTAACAGGCTGTCAATGGGAGGCCG GGATCCGTCTGAGAGTCCGTCGCGTAGCTCCGCCTCCTTCGTGCCTTCGTTCACTTCCTGGTTCAGCGACGGCCACAgaggctcctcctcctcttcctccaacacCACTAACCACGCCTCCTCCTCCGCATCGCCACGCCTCTCCTCACACATCCACAGCCCCCGCAAGTCCAACTCACAg GAGTCAGCCCTGAGCGATGAGTTTTGTCCAGGCAGTCCAGATGCCTCCAACGACACAGCGGccgagacacgcacacactcacattcacactccaaCAAACAGTCCTCACAGCCCTACCAGACGCTCTCGCAGTCCTCTGACGAg GCGTGTGacgagcgcgtgtgtgtggtgtcgtcGTGGAGCCCGGCTCAG gtgTGTGAGTGGCTGAAAGGTCTGAACATGGAGCAATACACACAACAGTTCACCGCCAGACACATTGATGGACAACAGCTGCTGCAGATGGACTCAAGCAAActcaag ggattggGTGTGGTGAACTCGTCGGATCGCAGTGCTCTGAAGAGACGCATCAAGGACATACATGCTGCGGCAGAGAAGGAACGCAag GCCCTGGGCAAACTGGAgcgtcagagagagaggcagcgcaAGAGAGAGCAGGAGCAACGCAAGAGCTAG